One window of the Streptomyces sp. ITFR-21 genome contains the following:
- a CDS encoding glucosyl-3-phosphoglycerate synthase yields MIDEVEHWLARRSWSADDRPLDLLLAAKRAAGERGTISVVLPALNEEATVGDIVETIRRDLMTPQVPLVDDLVVVDSGSHDRTVQVASAAGARVVLRDSVLPRLPTVPGKGEVLWRSLLVTEGEIVCFVDADLREFDSRFVSGVVGPLLTEPAVRLVKAMYDRPLETGDAAVPAGGGRVTELVARPLLNLHWPRLAGFVQPLGGEYAARRSLLERLPFPVGYGVELGMLVDALGLVGLDALAQVDVGVRHHRHQDGQALGRMAAAIYRTAQLRLARGHLVRPRLTQFDRVEEGFVARTHAVDTEERPPMVEVREYRARRAA; encoded by the coding sequence GTGATCGACGAGGTGGAGCACTGGCTGGCACGCCGGTCGTGGTCGGCCGACGACCGGCCACTGGACCTGCTGCTGGCGGCGAAACGGGCGGCGGGCGAGCGCGGCACGATCAGCGTGGTGCTGCCCGCGCTGAACGAGGAGGCCACCGTCGGCGACATCGTCGAGACGATCCGCCGCGACCTCATGACGCCGCAGGTGCCGCTGGTCGACGACCTGGTGGTGGTCGACTCCGGCTCCCACGACCGTACGGTCCAGGTCGCCTCGGCGGCCGGCGCGCGGGTGGTACTGCGGGACTCGGTGCTGCCCCGGCTGCCGACGGTGCCCGGCAAGGGCGAGGTGCTGTGGCGGTCACTGCTGGTCACCGAGGGGGAGATCGTCTGCTTCGTGGACGCAGACCTGCGGGAGTTCGACTCCCGGTTCGTCTCCGGCGTGGTCGGGCCGCTGCTCACCGAGCCCGCCGTGCGGCTGGTCAAGGCGATGTACGACCGCCCGCTGGAGACCGGTGACGCGGCCGTGCCGGCCGGCGGCGGCCGGGTCACCGAGCTGGTCGCCCGCCCGCTGCTGAACCTGCACTGGCCGCGGCTGGCCGGCTTCGTCCAGCCGCTCGGCGGCGAGTACGCGGCGCGGCGCTCGCTGCTGGAACGGCTGCCGTTCCCCGTCGGCTACGGGGTGGAGCTGGGCATGCTGGTCGACGCGCTCGGGCTGGTCGGGCTGGACGCGCTGGCCCAGGTGGACGTGGGCGTACGCCACCACCGGCACCAGGACGGCCAGGCGCTGGGCCGGATGGCGGCGGCCATCTACCGCACGGCGCAGCTGCGGCTTGCCCGGGGCCACCTGGTGCGGCCGAGGCTGACGCAGTTCGACCGGGTGGAGGAGGGGTTCGTGGCGCGGACGCACGCGGTGGACACGGAGGAGAGGCCGCCGATGGTGGAGGTCCGCGAATACCGGGCCCGGCGGGCCGCCTGA
- a CDS encoding alpha,alpha-trehalose-phosphate synthase (UDP-forming): protein MVETRHAAPILVASNRGPVSYRLGEDGTLSSRRGGGGLVSGLSAIGPEAGAVWVCAALSEADREAVRRGVGEDGSRMIAVDPPVFEAAYNGIANSVLWFVHHLLYQTPLEPVFDEDFRGQWASFQAYNAAFADALAQEAAEGAAVLVQDYHLSLVPALLRERRPDLRIGHFTHTPWAPPDYFRLLPDDVAEELLAGILGADRAAFLTRRWADAFAACCVAVLGATLSADGLEVTWRGRTTRLGVHGLGADGDFLRERAHRPDVDARIEALRAEAGPDRRLIVRVDRTELSKNIVRGLLAYRQLLNEHPRWREQVVHVAFAYPSRQDLPLYRAYTAEVSRLAGEINAEYGTDSWTPVLLKVDDDFPRSLAAYRLADVALVNPIRDGMNLVAKEVPVVSDNGVALVLSREAGAHEELGTDAITVNPYDIRATAAALHTALTLPAADRTARTKRLADASTALPPSRWFLDQLRALGG, encoded by the coding sequence ATGGTCGAGACGCGTCACGCCGCCCCGATTCTGGTCGCCTCCAACCGGGGGCCGGTCTCGTACCGGCTCGGTGAGGACGGGACGCTGAGCAGCAGGCGCGGCGGCGGCGGGCTGGTGTCGGGGCTGAGCGCCATCGGGCCGGAGGCGGGCGCGGTGTGGGTGTGCGCGGCGCTGTCGGAGGCGGACCGGGAGGCCGTACGGCGGGGTGTCGGCGAGGACGGCTCGCGGATGATCGCGGTCGACCCGCCGGTGTTCGAGGCCGCGTACAACGGGATCGCGAACTCGGTGCTGTGGTTCGTCCACCACCTGCTGTACCAGACCCCGCTGGAGCCGGTCTTCGACGAGGACTTCCGCGGCCAGTGGGCCTCCTTCCAGGCGTACAACGCGGCCTTCGCGGACGCGCTCGCGCAGGAGGCGGCCGAGGGCGCCGCGGTCCTGGTGCAGGACTACCACCTGTCGCTGGTTCCCGCGCTGCTCCGCGAGCGGCGCCCCGACCTGCGGATCGGCCACTTCACGCACACGCCGTGGGCGCCGCCGGACTACTTCCGGCTGCTGCCGGACGACGTGGCCGAGGAGCTGCTCGCCGGCATCCTCGGCGCGGACCGGGCGGCCTTCCTGACCCGGCGCTGGGCCGACGCGTTCGCCGCCTGCTGCGTGGCCGTGCTGGGCGCGACGCTGTCCGCCGACGGGCTGGAGGTGACCTGGCGGGGGCGTACCACCCGGTTGGGCGTGCACGGGCTCGGGGCAGACGGCGACTTCCTGCGGGAGCGGGCACACCGGCCGGACGTCGACGCCCGGATCGAGGCGCTGCGGGCCGAGGCCGGCCCGGACCGCAGGCTGATCGTGCGGGTGGACCGTACCGAGCTCTCCAAGAACATCGTCCGCGGCCTGCTGGCGTACCGGCAGCTGCTAAACGAGCACCCACGGTGGCGCGAGCAGGTCGTGCACGTGGCCTTCGCGTACCCCTCGCGGCAGGACCTGCCGCTCTACCGCGCGTACACCGCCGAGGTGTCCCGGCTGGCCGGGGAGATCAACGCGGAGTACGGCACGGACTCCTGGACCCCGGTCCTGCTGAAGGTCGACGACGACTTCCCCCGTTCGCTGGCCGCCTACCGGCTCGCCGACGTGGCCCTGGTCAACCCCATCCGGGACGGCATGAACCTGGTCGCCAAGGAGGTCCCGGTCGTCTCCGACAACGGCGTCGCCCTGGTCCTGTCCCGCGAGGCCGGCGCCCACGAGGAGCTCGGCACGGACGCGATCACCGTCAACCCGTACGACATCCGCGCCACCGCCGCCGCCCTGCACACCGCCCTCACCCTCCCCGCCGCCGACCGCACCGCCCGCACCAAACGCCTCGCGGACGCCTCCACCGCCCTCCCGCCCTCCCGCTGGTTCCTGGACCAGCTGCGGGCCCTGGGCGGCTGA
- the otsB gene encoding trehalose-phosphatase, which produces MASADILTPHTPEGKEGLAALLARPERAVVALDFDGTLAPIVPDPERARAHPGAVPALVRLAPHLAAVAVVTGRPAGVAVRYGGFAGVPGLEHLVVLGHYGAERWDAHTGAVRAPGAHPGVTAVRAELPGFLDRNGAWRGTWIEDKGGRAVAVHTRRAEDPDAAFEALRKPLAELADAHGLMVEPGRYVLELRPPGVDKGVALAAYLRETDAESVLYAGDDLGDLAAFSAVAALRAQGHPGLLVASAATPAETPQPLLDQSDLVVPGPEGVVSLLTALADALS; this is translated from the coding sequence ATGGCCTCCGCCGACATCCTCACGCCCCACACGCCCGAGGGAAAGGAAGGTCTCGCGGCCCTGCTCGCGCGGCCCGAACGAGCCGTGGTCGCCCTCGACTTCGACGGCACCCTGGCGCCCATCGTGCCCGATCCCGAGCGGGCCAGGGCCCATCCCGGCGCGGTCCCCGCGCTCGTCCGCCTCGCCCCGCACCTGGCCGCGGTCGCCGTCGTCACCGGCCGCCCGGCGGGCGTCGCGGTCCGCTACGGCGGCTTCGCGGGCGTACCCGGCCTGGAGCACCTCGTCGTCCTCGGCCACTACGGCGCGGAGCGCTGGGACGCCCACACCGGCGCCGTCCGCGCCCCGGGCGCCCACCCCGGCGTCACCGCGGTCCGCGCCGAACTCCCCGGCTTCCTCGACCGCAACGGCGCCTGGCGCGGCACCTGGATCGAGGACAAGGGCGGCCGGGCGGTCGCCGTCCACACCCGCCGCGCCGAGGACCCCGACGCCGCCTTCGAGGCCCTGCGCAAACCGCTGGCCGAACTCGCCGACGCCCACGGCCTCATGGTCGAGCCCGGCCGCTACGTCCTCGAACTGCGCCCGCCGGGCGTCGACAAGGGCGTCGCGCTGGCCGCCTACCTCCGCGAGACCGACGCCGAGTCCGTCCTCTACGCCGGCGACGACCTCGGCGACCTCGCCGCCTTCTCCGCCGTCGCCGCCCTCCGCGCCCAGGGCCACCCCGGCCTCCTCGTCGCCAGCGCGGCCACGCCCGCCGAAACCCCCCAGCCGCTCCTCGACCAGTCCGACCTCGTCGTCCCCGGCCCCGAGGGCGTCGTCTCCCTCCTCACCGCCCTGGCCGACGCCCTCTCCTGA
- a CDS encoding DUF3263 domain-containing protein, whose protein sequence is MRSGQAASEPLGGAGPSARAAVPGGAELSARDRAVLDIAGRTFTGPGPRERAVRERLGISPTAYFQLLNALLDDPRALAHAPGTVNRLRRERDRLRDER, encoded by the coding sequence GTGAGAAGCGGTCAGGCGGCGTCGGAGCCCCTGGGCGGCGCCGGTCCCTCGGCCCGCGCGGCGGTCCCGGGCGGCGCGGAACTCTCGGCCCGCGACCGCGCGGTGCTGGACATCGCGGGCCGCACCTTCACCGGCCCCGGCCCCCGGGAGCGGGCCGTCCGCGAACGGCTCGGCATCTCGCCCACCGCCTACTTCCAGCTGCTGAACGCCCTCCTGGACGACCCCCGCGCCCTCGCCCACGCCCCCGGCACGGTCAACCGCCTCCGCCGCGAGCGGGACCGGCTGCGCGACGAGCGCTGA
- a CDS encoding ABC transporter substrate-binding protein has product MAMTSLSGCGGSNPLGGDVTLHFVAADYGDPKTGNSSATYWNELVSAFQQKNPHIKVDVQVLSWDVVDDTVAKMVKAGKAPDIAQIGSYAAYAAQDQLYSADELFTVSEQADFIPSLVTAGSVDRVQYGIPWVSSSRMFFYNKKLFADAGISKAPQDWADIEKDARKLKKHGVKVPYGLPLGPEEAQAESLMWMLGNQGTYTDTVGSYTFDSENNVDALNWVRNHLVQPGLVQATDPAKTNRADIFADFLAGKAGMVMGHPSLLTQAEAAHLDVGVVPLPGQSGPSTDTLGVADWMMAFKQNGNKKADGEFLQYVFQEENAVKFLDEYGLLPVTTSASQAMRANPKDKDLVQFLQLLPDAVFYPVNKTSWGPVSAKVKTDIGQAMHTDAKPVLSKLQIYAQSQDIASNKTP; this is encoded by the coding sequence ATGGCAATGACGAGCCTCAGCGGGTGCGGAGGCAGCAACCCGCTCGGCGGCGACGTCACCTTGCACTTCGTCGCGGCCGACTACGGCGATCCCAAGACCGGTAACAGCTCCGCCACGTACTGGAACGAGCTGGTGAGCGCGTTCCAGCAGAAGAACCCGCACATCAAGGTGGACGTGCAGGTGCTCAGCTGGGACGTGGTCGACGACACCGTCGCCAAGATGGTCAAGGCGGGCAAGGCCCCCGACATCGCGCAGATCGGCTCCTACGCGGCCTACGCGGCGCAGGACCAGCTCTACAGCGCCGACGAGCTGTTCACCGTCAGCGAGCAGGCCGACTTCATCCCCTCGCTGGTCACCGCCGGCTCGGTGGACCGCGTGCAGTACGGCATACCCTGGGTGTCCAGTTCCCGGATGTTCTTCTACAACAAGAAGCTCTTCGCGGACGCCGGTATCAGCAAGGCGCCGCAGGACTGGGCCGACATCGAGAAGGACGCCAGGAAACTCAAGAAGCACGGCGTCAAGGTGCCTTACGGGCTGCCGCTGGGCCCCGAGGAGGCGCAGGCCGAATCCCTGATGTGGATGCTCGGCAACCAGGGCACGTACACCGACACCGTCGGCAGCTACACCTTCGATTCCGAGAACAACGTCGACGCTCTCAACTGGGTGCGCAACCACCTTGTGCAGCCCGGACTGGTACAGGCCACCGACCCGGCCAAGACCAACCGCGCCGACATCTTCGCCGACTTCCTCGCGGGCAAGGCGGGCATGGTGATGGGCCACCCGTCGCTGCTCACCCAGGCCGAGGCCGCCCACCTCGACGTCGGCGTGGTGCCGCTGCCCGGCCAGAGCGGACCCAGCACGGACACGCTCGGCGTCGCCGACTGGATGATGGCGTTCAAGCAGAACGGCAACAAGAAGGCCGACGGCGAGTTCCTCCAGTACGTCTTCCAGGAGGAGAACGCGGTCAAGTTCCTCGACGAGTACGGGCTGCTGCCGGTGACGACCAGCGCGTCACAGGCGATGCGGGCCAACCCCAAGGACAAGGACCTGGTGCAGTTCCTGCAACTGCTGCCGGACGCGGTCTTCTACCCGGTCAACAAGACCTCGTGGGGCCCGGTCAGTGCCAAGGTGAAGACCGACATCGGCCAGGCGATGCACACCGACGCCAAGCCGGTGCTGTCGAAGCTCCAGATCTACGCGCAGTCGCAGGACATCGCGAGCAACAAGACGCCGTAG
- a CDS encoding ROK family protein: MRHVIALDVGGTGMKAALVAADGTLLYEARRPTGRERGPDAVVAGILDFAAELRDHGLTGYGQTAVAAGLAVPGIIDEANGVAVYAANLRWKDVPLRALLSERLGGVPVALGHDVRSGGLAEGRIGAGHGADRFLFVPLGTGIAGAIGIDGRIEAGAHGYAGEIGHIVVRPGGRECGCGQRGCLEAYASAAAVARSWAAAGGGPEADAADCARAVEAGDPGALAVWREAVDTLADGLVTGLTLLDPRVVIIGGGLAEAGDTLFGPLRAAVEARITFQKLPVLVPAALGDTAGCLGAGLLAWDLLSVEVSA; this comes from the coding sequence GTGAGACATGTCATCGCCCTTGATGTCGGCGGCACCGGGATGAAGGCCGCCCTGGTCGCCGCGGACGGCACCCTGCTGTACGAGGCGCGCCGCCCCACCGGCCGGGAACGCGGCCCGGACGCGGTGGTCGCCGGCATCCTCGACTTCGCCGCCGAACTGCGCGACCACGGTCTGACCGGGTACGGCCAGACCGCCGTCGCGGCCGGCCTCGCGGTCCCCGGCATCATCGACGAGGCCAACGGCGTCGCCGTCTACGCCGCCAACCTGCGCTGGAAGGACGTCCCGCTGCGGGCGCTGCTGTCCGAGCGGCTCGGCGGCGTCCCGGTGGCCCTCGGGCACGACGTACGGTCCGGCGGGCTCGCCGAGGGCCGGATCGGGGCGGGCCACGGCGCCGACCGCTTCCTGTTCGTCCCGCTGGGCACCGGCATCGCCGGTGCCATCGGCATCGACGGCCGGATCGAGGCGGGCGCGCACGGCTACGCGGGCGAGATCGGGCACATCGTGGTCCGGCCCGGCGGCCGGGAGTGCGGCTGCGGGCAGCGCGGCTGCCTGGAGGCGTACGCCTCGGCCGCGGCGGTCGCCCGGTCCTGGGCGGCGGCCGGCGGCGGCCCCGAAGCGGACGCGGCGGACTGCGCGCGGGCCGTGGAAGCCGGCGACCCCGGCGCGCTCGCCGTCTGGCGCGAGGCGGTCGACACGCTCGCCGACGGTCTGGTAACCGGTCTCACCCTGCTGGACCCCCGGGTGGTCATCATCGGCGGCGGGCTCGCCGAGGCCGGCGACACCCTGTTCGGCCCGCTGCGCGCGGCGGTGGAGGCACGCATCACCTTTCAGAAGCTCCCTGTCCTCGTCCCCGCCGCGCTCGGGGACACCGCTGGATGCCTGGGCGCGGGCCTGCTCGCCTGGGATCTGCTCTCCGTGGAGGTATCCGCCTGA
- the nagA gene encoding N-acetylglucosamine-6-phosphate deacetylase: protein MLAGVRLVLPSGVVEDARLTVDGTVIAADEPAERATLDLAGRGYTVVPGFVDLHNHGGGGASFSSGTAEDVLTGVRAHREHGTTTLVASTVTDELDVLARQAALLSELVEQGDLAGIHYEGPFISPCRKGAHDEGLLRHPDPADVRKLVEAGRGAAKMLTLAAELPGGVESVRLLADLGVIAAVGHTDATYEQTREAIEAGATVATHLFNAMPPLQHRRPGPIAALLEDERVTVELINDGTHLHPSVLELAFGSAGAGRVAFITDAMDAAGFGDGLYQLGPLAVEVREGVARLVEGGSIAGSTLTLDTAFKRAVTLDGLSLPDAVRAISTTPARLLGLADRIGTLEPGKDADLVVLDEAYDLVGVMRRGEWVVRPS, encoded by the coding sequence GTGCTGGCCGGGGTCCGCCTGGTCCTGCCGTCCGGCGTGGTGGAGGACGCCCGGCTGACGGTGGACGGCACCGTGATCGCCGCCGACGAGCCGGCCGAGCGGGCCACGCTCGACCTGGCCGGGCGGGGATACACGGTCGTCCCCGGCTTCGTGGACCTGCACAACCACGGCGGCGGCGGCGCGTCCTTCAGCTCCGGCACCGCCGAGGACGTCCTCACCGGGGTCCGCGCCCACCGCGAGCACGGCACCACGACCCTGGTCGCCTCCACCGTCACCGACGAGCTGGACGTCCTCGCCCGGCAGGCCGCCCTGCTGTCCGAGCTCGTCGAGCAGGGCGACCTCGCGGGCATCCACTACGAGGGCCCGTTCATCTCGCCGTGCCGCAAGGGCGCGCACGACGAGGGGCTGCTGCGCCACCCCGACCCGGCGGACGTCCGCAAGCTGGTCGAGGCCGGCCGGGGCGCGGCGAAGATGCTCACCCTGGCGGCCGAGCTGCCCGGCGGCGTCGAGTCGGTACGGCTGCTGGCCGATCTCGGCGTGATCGCCGCGGTCGGGCACACCGACGCCACGTACGAGCAGACCCGCGAGGCCATCGAGGCGGGCGCGACCGTGGCCACCCACCTGTTCAACGCGATGCCGCCGCTCCAGCACCGCCGCCCCGGGCCGATCGCGGCGCTGCTGGAGGACGAGCGGGTCACCGTCGAGCTCATCAACGACGGCACCCACCTGCACCCCTCGGTCCTCGAACTCGCCTTCGGCAGCGCGGGCGCCGGCCGGGTCGCCTTCATCACCGACGCGATGGACGCGGCCGGTTTCGGCGACGGCCTGTACCAGCTCGGCCCGCTGGCGGTCGAGGTGCGCGAAGGGGTGGCCCGGCTGGTCGAGGGCGGCTCGATCGCCGGCTCCACGCTCACCTTGGACACCGCCTTCAAGCGGGCGGTGACGCTGGACGGGCTGTCGCTGCCGGACGCGGTACGCGCCATCTCCACCACCCCGGCGCGGCTGCTGGGCCTGGCGGACCGGATCGGCACGCTGGAGCCGGGCAAGGACGCGGACCTGGTGGTGCTGGACGAGGCGTACGACCTGGTGGGCGTGATGCGCAGGGGTGAGTGGGTGGTGCGGCCTTCCTGA
- a CDS encoding carbohydrate-binding protein, translating to MTAGHDGTPENDDPFGYLYRSEGMEQPEPEAPQPRTTPRTSYNSVQRVGERRPAPPQQPQQGGYGYPQQGQKNHGQGQGQPPYGGPQQQGYDTPPPGGRRGRQSGQDTPSRKGLLIGAVAVVAAVAIGIAFAMTNGSGDDGKKQADGKATSAPVTSTAPTTEPTPSATPTEFASPKVDAATLALAGGAQQSNQWPGADAANGTYVDHMGQPGASATWTVTVPRDDSYTLFISYGNAGKDANLTLAVNGTPRSNAVNLNNFGHYTEWDKAWSNHTYQWVDLKKGANTLSLTCVPNTNCGVNLDQVWLKQGQVTK from the coding sequence ATGACGGCCGGACACGACGGCACACCGGAGAACGACGACCCGTTCGGGTACCTCTACCGGTCGGAGGGCATGGAGCAGCCGGAGCCCGAAGCACCCCAGCCGCGTACCACGCCCCGGACCTCGTACAACTCGGTGCAGCGGGTCGGCGAGCGCCGCCCCGCCCCGCCGCAGCAGCCCCAGCAGGGCGGTTACGGCTACCCGCAGCAGGGCCAGAAGAACCACGGCCAGGGCCAGGGCCAGCCCCCTTACGGCGGCCCCCAGCAGCAGGGCTACGACACCCCGCCCCCCGGCGGCCGACGGGGCCGCCAGAGCGGCCAGGACACCCCCAGCCGCAAGGGACTGCTGATAGGGGCGGTCGCGGTGGTCGCAGCGGTCGCCATCGGTATCGCCTTCGCGATGACCAACGGCTCCGGCGACGACGGCAAGAAGCAGGCGGACGGCAAGGCCACGAGCGCGCCGGTCACCAGCACCGCGCCCACGACCGAGCCGACGCCGTCCGCGACACCCACGGAGTTCGCCTCCCCGAAGGTCGACGCGGCCACCCTCGCGCTGGCCGGCGGCGCCCAGCAGAGCAACCAGTGGCCGGGCGCGGACGCCGCGAACGGCACCTACGTGGACCACATGGGGCAGCCCGGCGCCTCGGCGACCTGGACGGTCACCGTGCCGCGGGACGACTCGTACACGCTCTTCATCAGCTACGGCAACGCCGGCAAGGACGCCAACCTGACCCTCGCGGTCAACGGCACCCCCCGCAGCAACGCCGTGAACCTGAACAACTTCGGCCACTACACCGAGTGGGACAAGGCGTGGAGCAACCACACCTACCAGTGGGTGGACCTGAAGAAGGGCGCCAACACGCTCTCCCTGACCTGCGTGCCGAACACCAACTGCGGCGTCAACCTGGACCAGGTCTGGCTCAAGCAGGGCCAGGTCACCAAGTAG
- a CDS encoding reductase — MELLVLGGTEFVGRAVVEEALGRGWGVTVFHRGRHGAVRGVAEVLGDREGELGGLGEGRWDAVVDTWSGKPGAVRASAGALAGRVGAYAYVSSASVYVYPAPLGTAEDGPLVAGGDDGYAAVKRGGELAAVGAFGERALLVRAGLILGPYENVGRLPWWLNRIARGGDVLAPGPRDLPLQYVDARDLAGWTLDALAAGRGGPYNVISEPGHTTMGELLAECVRVTGSSARLRWAAPEVIAAAGIEPWTQLPVWLPPGEEHDALHGADVSRALGAGLRCRPVGETVADTWAWMRGLPGPLPQRPDRPPVGLDPEVERRVLAGLADAADAKGAAG, encoded by the coding sequence ATGGAGCTGCTGGTGTTGGGCGGGACGGAGTTCGTCGGGCGGGCTGTGGTGGAGGAGGCGCTGGGGCGCGGGTGGGGGGTGACCGTGTTCCACCGGGGGCGGCATGGGGCGGTGCGGGGGGTGGCGGAGGTGCTCGGGGACCGGGAGGGGGAGTTGGGGGGACTGGGGGAGGGGCGCTGGGACGCGGTGGTGGACACGTGGTCGGGGAAGCCGGGGGCGGTGCGGGCGTCGGCGGGGGCGCTGGCCGGGCGGGTGGGGGCGTACGCGTACGTGTCGAGCGCGTCGGTGTACGTGTACCCGGCGCCGCTCGGGACGGCCGAGGACGGGCCGCTGGTGGCGGGCGGCGACGACGGCTACGCGGCGGTCAAGCGGGGCGGCGAGCTGGCGGCGGTCGGGGCGTTCGGTGAGCGGGCGCTGCTGGTGCGGGCCGGGCTGATCCTCGGGCCGTACGAGAACGTCGGGCGGCTGCCGTGGTGGCTGAACCGGATCGCGCGGGGCGGAGACGTGCTCGCGCCCGGTCCGCGCGACCTGCCGTTGCAGTACGTGGACGCGCGGGACCTGGCCGGCTGGACGCTGGACGCGCTCGCGGCCGGGCGCGGCGGCCCGTACAACGTGATCAGCGAGCCCGGCCACACCACGATGGGCGAGCTGCTGGCGGAGTGCGTACGGGTCACCGGGTCGTCGGCGCGGCTGCGCTGGGCGGCGCCGGAGGTGATCGCGGCGGCCGGGATCGAGCCGTGGACGCAGCTGCCGGTGTGGCTGCCCCCGGGCGAGGAGCACGACGCGCTGCACGGCGCCGACGTCAGCCGGGCACTCGGCGCCGGCCTGCGGTGTCGGCCGGTGGGCGAGACCGTCGCGGACACATGGGCGTGGATGCGGGGGCTGCCCGGCCCGCTGCCGCAGCGCCCCGACCGCCCCCCGGTGGGACTGGACCCGGAGGTCGAGCGGAGGGTACTGGCCGGGCTCGCGGACGCGGCGGATGCCAAGGGCGCCGCGGGCTGA